In Halogeometricum sp. S1BR25-6, a single genomic region encodes these proteins:
- a CDS encoding MinD/ParA family ATP-binding protein, with the protein MILAVTGGKGGVGKSTLAFELGAATSAVVVDADVGMADLPAAAGPGPDLHDVLAGRASAVEAVREGGAVTLLPCGRSLAGARAADVGRLGEALRDVERAYGDVVVDCPAGMKADAGVPLAVVDACVVVASPQPYALADAVRTRELARELDAGLVAVAVNRAVDDPPEAVFEEVLGAPAVTVPSDPRVARAVETGRPVCRVAPSSRAGRAVLSLARAVDRCSND; encoded by the coding sequence GTGATACTCGCCGTGACGGGCGGGAAGGGCGGCGTCGGCAAGTCGACGCTGGCCTTCGAACTCGGTGCCGCGACGAGCGCCGTCGTCGTCGACGCGGACGTCGGCATGGCCGACCTGCCCGCGGCCGCCGGCCCCGGTCCGGACCTCCACGACGTGCTCGCCGGTCGGGCGTCGGCCGTCGAGGCCGTCCGAGAGGGCGGAGCGGTGACGCTGCTCCCGTGCGGGCGGTCGCTCGCCGGTGCGCGGGCCGCCGACGTGGGCCGACTGGGCGAGGCGCTCCGCGATGTCGAACGGGCCTACGGCGACGTGGTGGTCGACTGCCCGGCGGGGATGAAGGCCGACGCGGGCGTTCCCCTCGCCGTCGTCGACGCCTGCGTCGTCGTCGCGTCGCCCCAACCGTACGCGCTGGCCGACGCCGTCCGAACGCGAGAGTTGGCGCGCGAACTCGACGCCGGACTCGTCGCCGTCGCGGTCAACCGCGCCGTCGACGACCCGCCCGAGGCCGTCTTCGAGGAGGTGCTCGGCGCCCCCGCGGTCACGGTTCCGTCGGATCCCCGCGTCGCCCGCGCCGTCGAGACCGGTCGCCCCGTCTGTCGCGTCGCCCCGTCGAGTCGCGCCGGGCGGGCGGTTCTGTCGCTCGCGCGGGCGGTCGACCGCTGTTCGAACGACTGA
- a CDS encoding transcription initiation factor IIB, which yields MTEARADDATTTNACPECDGRLHADGRETVCGDCGLVVSEYAIDHGPEWRSFADDAGDPKRTGAPLTRSRHDRGLSTEIGRSTRLKGRKRRQMARLRRQHNRARISTKRERNQVYAFTEIRRLTSALSLPERIRDHACSLFRSAQKEDLLRGRSLEGFAAACVYAACRAANVSRTVGEVVAEAKATRAEQTAAYDALNRELGLPVGPVDPAEYVPRFATRLDLSREAERRAREYVAEAAEAGLSTGRNPGGVAAGCLYTAARDVGADVTQAEAAAVADVTPVTLRKTYAALREREN from the coding sequence ATGACTGAAGCACGCGCCGACGACGCGACGACGACGAACGCCTGCCCCGAGTGCGACGGCCGACTCCACGCCGACGGGCGCGAGACGGTCTGCGGCGACTGCGGGTTGGTCGTCTCCGAGTACGCCATCGACCACGGTCCCGAGTGGCGGTCGTTCGCCGACGACGCCGGCGACCCCAAGCGCACGGGCGCGCCGCTCACCCGGTCGCGCCACGACCGCGGCCTCTCGACCGAAATCGGTCGTTCAACGCGTCTCAAGGGACGGAAGCGCCGCCAGATGGCTCGTCTCCGCCGCCAGCATAACCGCGCTCGCATCTCCACGAAACGCGAGCGGAATCAGGTGTACGCGTTCACCGAGATACGCCGTCTCACGAGCGCGTTGTCGCTTCCCGAGCGCATCCGCGACCACGCCTGCTCGTTGTTCCGGTCGGCGCAGAAGGAGGACCTGCTTCGCGGGCGGTCGCTGGAGGGGTTCGCGGCCGCGTGCGTCTACGCCGCCTGCCGCGCAGCGAACGTCTCGCGCACCGTCGGCGAAGTCGTCGCGGAGGCGAAGGCGACGAGAGCCGAGCAGACGGCCGCCTACGACGCCTTGAACCGCGAACTCGGACTCCCCGTGGGTCCCGTCGACCCCGCGGAGTACGTCCCGCGGTTCGCCACCCGCCTCGACCTCTCGCGCGAGGCGGAACGCCGCGCCCGCGAGTACGTCGCGGAGGCGGCCGAGGCGGGCCTCTCGACGGGACGAAACCCCGGCGGCGTCGCCGCGGGGTGTCTGTACACCGCCGCGCGCGACGTCGGCGCGGACGTGACGCAGGCCGAGGCGGCCGCCGTTGCCGACGTGACGCCCGTCACCCTGCGGAAGACGTACGCTGCGCTCCGGGAACGGGAGAACTGA
- a CDS encoding ParA family protein → MHDVESAGGAGDGDRTGDANVGALVGAVGGAGTTRCTLEAAAALAADGADVGVFDAAYATQGLADHLNGRIEPDLTALVTDAADAPLSDALTALDCDTPGRVSVCPAFAPLERFARAKAPDAARRFEARLDRASERFDHVLVDVPPVAANQAIAAVNAADRVVLVAPGTTRGADAVQRMRTRLEHVGSGADFVVATRGTFEAADCEVPASEVTDPASVPSCLDEGGAFAEGVARLAAGATGRDVSEAVGSGGLLAGVERYVK, encoded by the coding sequence ATGCACGATGTAGAGAGTGCGGGCGGAGCGGGTGACGGTGACCGGACGGGCGACGCGAACGTCGGAGCGCTCGTCGGCGCCGTCGGCGGCGCGGGGACGACGCGGTGCACGCTGGAGGCCGCCGCGGCCCTCGCCGCGGACGGCGCGGACGTGGGCGTGTTCGACGCCGCGTACGCGACGCAGGGGCTCGCGGACCACCTCAACGGCCGCATCGAACCCGACCTGACGGCGCTCGTGACCGACGCGGCCGACGCGCCCCTGTCGGACGCGCTGACGGCGCTCGACTGCGACACTCCCGGCCGCGTCTCCGTCTGCCCGGCGTTCGCCCCCCTCGAACGGTTCGCGCGGGCGAAGGCGCCGGACGCCGCGCGGCGGTTCGAGGCGCGGTTGGACCGGGCGAGCGAGCGGTTCGACCACGTGCTGGTCGACGTGCCGCCGGTCGCCGCCAATCAGGCCATCGCGGCGGTGAACGCGGCCGACCGAGTGGTCCTCGTCGCGCCGGGGACGACGCGCGGGGCGGACGCCGTCCAGCGGATGCGGACGCGGCTCGAACATGTGGGGAGCGGAGCCGACTTCGTCGTCGCGACGCGCGGGACGTTCGAGGCGGCCGACTGCGAGGTGCCCGCCTCGGAGGTGACCGACCCCGCGTCGGTGCCCTCGTGTCTCGACGAGGGCGGGGCGTTCGCCGAGGGCGTCGCGCGCCTCGCGGCGGGCGCGACGGGCCGCGACGTGAGCGAGGCCGTGGGAAGCGGCGGCCTCCTCGCGGGCGTCGAACGGTACGTGAAGTGA
- a CDS encoding PAS domain S-box protein — protein MTRGADGISILCVDDDPHSAERTASSLERADDRFSVTVATDVPEGLDALTGGAFDCVVSAHDESGTDGLAFLEAVRDDRPSLPFVLFTADGDEDVASEAISAGVTDYVRMDGADSYRTLADGIRDAVDSHRENGGEAIPHAQAEAILDSSPDAILVTVDGRIVFANSAAVELHEADDATDLLGRSAEELVPPDSRATAERDISRIRSGDERMTRARRTRQTLDGETLAVEVTARAITWDGADGIVSVVRDVSERETREDERTRYAAAFAGAMDAIVVADNDGTYVDANRSACDLFGVPREELLGMRIDDFADESYETDDAWSEFLSAGEERGIFSLRRPDGERRIVEYAATRDVVPGEHLSVLRDVTDRVRLMQRRQAEHDALERMYRVTADREAAFEEKVRRLLELGTEYLDVPYGFLTRIEDGTQTIVHAVGDHESLSPGESAPLSRAYCRKVVGDEGLVAVRDAEAEGWGEDPAYEAFDLGCYIGARVVTADDLYGTFCFAGTDPRSEPFSDGEQAIVELMARWVAYELERREHTRELRSQTDRLDEFASMVSHDLRNPLSVANGYLELVREDGDPEKFDRIETALDRMDRIVGDLLYLARENEQIRELEPVDLAGAVRRAWETVDGADGEATLAVDGDLGVVTADPNRLAQLLENVFRNSLEHVGPAVGVRVVPTDDGFAIEDDGPGIPPERREQVFEQGFTTHREGTGFGLAIVKQIADGHGWTVSVAESEAGGARFELGDVR, from the coding sequence ATGACTCGCGGTGCGGATGGTATCTCGATTCTCTGCGTCGACGACGACCCCCACTCCGCCGAGCGCACCGCTTCCTCGCTCGAACGCGCCGACGACCGCTTCTCCGTCACCGTCGCGACCGACGTCCCGGAGGGACTGGACGCCCTGACCGGCGGCGCGTTCGACTGCGTCGTCAGCGCCCACGACGAGTCGGGCACGGACGGACTGGCGTTCCTCGAAGCGGTCCGGGACGACCGTCCCTCACTCCCGTTCGTTCTCTTCACCGCCGACGGGGACGAGGACGTGGCGAGCGAGGCCATCTCGGCCGGCGTCACCGATTACGTGCGCATGGACGGCGCGGACTCGTACCGGACGCTCGCCGACGGTATCCGCGACGCCGTCGACTCCCACCGGGAGAACGGCGGGGAGGCGATACCCCACGCGCAGGCGGAAGCGATTCTCGACAGTTCGCCGGACGCCATCCTCGTAACCGTCGACGGACGTATCGTCTTCGCCAACTCCGCCGCGGTCGAACTGCACGAGGCCGACGACGCGACCGACCTGCTGGGACGGTCCGCCGAGGAACTAGTTCCCCCGGACAGTAGAGCGACGGCCGAGAGAGACATCTCGCGGATTCGGAGCGGCGACGAACGGATGACCCGGGCCCGCCGAACCCGACAGACGCTCGACGGGGAGACGCTCGCCGTCGAGGTGACCGCGCGGGCCATCACGTGGGACGGTGCGGACGGCATCGTCTCCGTCGTCCGCGACGTCTCCGAACGGGAGACGCGAGAGGACGAACGGACGCGCTACGCTGCCGCCTTCGCCGGGGCGATGGACGCCATCGTCGTCGCCGACAATGACGGCACGTACGTCGACGCCAACCGGAGCGCCTGCGACCTGTTCGGCGTCCCCCGGGAGGAACTGCTCGGCATGCGCATCGACGACTTCGCGGACGAGAGCTACGAGACGGACGACGCGTGGTCGGAGTTCCTGTCGGCGGGCGAAGAGAGGGGGATCTTCTCGCTCCGCAGACCCGACGGCGAGCGGCGAATCGTCGAGTACGCGGCGACGCGAGACGTCGTCCCCGGCGAGCATCTCTCGGTGCTGCGGGACGTGACCGACCGCGTCCGACTGATGCAGCGGCGACAGGCCGAGCACGACGCCTTAGAGCGGATGTATCGCGTCACCGCCGACCGGGAGGCCGCCTTCGAGGAGAAGGTGCGGCGCCTGCTCGAACTGGGGACGGAGTATCTGGACGTACCCTACGGCTTTCTGACGCGCATCGAAGACGGGACGCAGACCATCGTCCACGCCGTCGGCGACCACGAGTCGCTCAGTCCCGGCGAGTCGGCCCCGCTCTCGCGGGCGTACTGCCGGAAGGTCGTCGGCGACGAGGGACTCGTCGCGGTGCGGGACGCGGAGGCGGAGGGCTGGGGGGAGGACCCGGCCTACGAGGCGTTCGACCTCGGCTGTTACATCGGCGCGCGGGTCGTCACCGCCGACGACCTGTACGGGACGTTCTGTTTCGCGGGGACCGACCCGCGTTCCGAACCGTTCTCCGACGGCGAGCAGGCCATCGTGGAACTGATGGCGCGGTGGGTCGCCTACGAACTGGAGCGCCGAGAGCACACGCGCGAACTGCGGAGCCAGACCGACCGCTTGGACGAGTTCGCCTCGATGGTGAGCCACGACCTCAGGAACCCCCTCTCGGTCGCCAACGGCTATCTCGAACTCGTCCGGGAGGACGGCGACCCCGAGAAGTTCGACCGCATCGAGACGGCACTGGACCGGATGGACCGCATCGTCGGTGACCTGCTGTACCTCGCGCGGGAGAACGAGCAGATACGGGAACTCGAACCCGTCGACCTCGCGGGGGCGGTCCGACGGGCCTGGGAGACGGTCGACGGCGCCGACGGGGAGGCGACGCTCGCCGTCGATGGCGACCTCGGCGTGGTCACCGCCGACCCGAACCGACTGGCCCAACTGCTGGAGAACGTCTTCCGGAACAGCCTCGAACACGTCGGCCCCGCCGTCGGCGTTCGCGTCGTTCCCACGGACGACGGCTTCGCAATCGAGGACGACGGCCCCGGCATCCCGCCGGAGCGACGCGAGCAGGTGTTCGAGCAGGGGTTCACCACGCACCGCGAGGGCACCGGGTTCGGCCTCGCAATCGTCAAGCAGATAGCCGACGGCCACGGCTGGACCGTCTCCGTCGCCGAGAGCGAGGCGGGCGGCGCGCGCTTCGAGTTGGGCGACGTCAGGTGA
- a CDS encoding acetolactate synthase large subunit, whose amino-acid sequence MSAADLLVECLEAEGVEDVFGVPGEELQDLLFALRDSDIRFIPVRHEQGAAFMADVHGRLTGEAGVCLSTLGPGATNLLTGVADAHLDKSPLVAITGQGGRERLHKESHQALDVVDMFEPVVKWNTQIAEGETVAESVRKAFKLAEYEKPGATHVEFPEDVAAGSVEGEPLPTREPVRRADPDEQSLERAADRIDEAENPLVLAGNGAVRTRTAEGLRELVERAGMPVVATYMGKGAVSDRLDNSLLTLDSGPNEEAGDAIERADCVVAVGYDIAEHDPKSWNPHLDTDIVHVDHEPAEVYEHYNPDVEIVADISATLEGLAERLEDVPNTDWCEEYRETILDHVTEKPDAGDPLSVKGALPFLRDILADEDVLISDVGSHKMAIAQNYPTYEPNTCIISNGLASMGIGVPGGVAADLAVDGNVVVATGDGGFMMNAAELETATRLDLGFTVVVFTDDDYGLISEKQAEHTGEHFGTELTNPDFETFAESFGIESHRPESWEEVDAALTEAVESDEMALVAVPIPR is encoded by the coding sequence ATGAGCGCCGCCGACCTCCTCGTCGAGTGTCTGGAGGCCGAGGGCGTCGAGGACGTGTTCGGCGTCCCCGGCGAGGAACTCCAGGACCTGCTGTTCGCCCTCCGGGACTCCGACATCCGCTTTATTCCCGTCAGACACGAGCAGGGAGCGGCGTTCATGGCCGACGTGCACGGCCGTCTCACGGGCGAGGCGGGCGTCTGCCTGTCCACGCTCGGGCCGGGCGCGACGAACCTCCTCACGGGCGTCGCCGACGCCCACCTCGACAAGTCCCCCCTCGTCGCCATCACGGGGCAGGGCGGCCGCGAGCGACTCCACAAGGAGAGCCACCAGGCGCTGGACGTCGTCGACATGTTCGAACCGGTGGTGAAGTGGAACACGCAGATAGCCGAGGGCGAGACGGTCGCCGAGTCGGTTCGGAAGGCGTTCAAACTCGCCGAGTACGAGAAGCCCGGCGCGACGCACGTCGAGTTCCCCGAGGACGTGGCCGCCGGTTCCGTCGAGGGCGAACCCCTGCCGACGCGCGAACCCGTCCGCCGCGCCGACCCCGACGAACAGTCGCTCGAACGCGCGGCCGACCGCATCGACGAGGCGGAGAATCCCCTGGTCCTCGCGGGCAACGGCGCGGTCCGCACCCGCACGGCGGAGGGCCTCCGCGAACTCGTCGAACGCGCCGGGATGCCCGTCGTCGCCACCTACATGGGTAAGGGCGCGGTGTCGGACCGCCTCGACAACTCGCTTCTGACGCTGGACTCGGGGCCGAACGAGGAGGCGGGCGACGCCATCGAACGCGCCGACTGCGTCGTCGCCGTCGGCTACGACATCGCCGAACACGACCCGAAGTCGTGGAACCCCCACCTCGACACCGACATCGTCCACGTCGACCACGAACCCGCCGAGGTGTACGAACACTACAACCCCGACGTCGAAATCGTCGCCGACATCTCCGCAACGCTCGAAGGGTTGGCCGAGCGGTTGGAGGACGTTCCTAACACCGACTGGTGCGAGGAGTACCGCGAGACGATACTCGACCACGTCACGGAGAAACCCGACGCGGGCGACCCCCTGTCGGTGAAGGGGGCACTGCCGTTTCTCCGCGACATCCTCGCCGACGAGGACGTGCTCATCTCCGACGTGGGGAGCCACAAGATGGCCATCGCGCAGAACTATCCGACGTACGAGCCGAACACCTGCATCATCTCGAACGGTCTCGCGTCGATGGGCATCGGCGTCCCCGGCGGCGTCGCCGCGGACCTCGCGGTGGACGGAAACGTCGTCGTCGCCACCGGCGACGGCGGGTTCATGATGAACGCCGCGGAGTTGGAGACGGCCACCCGTCTCGACCTCGGGTTCACCGTCGTCGTCTTCACCGACGACGACTACGGCCTCATCTCGGAGAAGCAGGCCGAACACACCGGCGAGCACTTCGGCACCGAGTTGACCAACCCCGACTTCGAGACGTTCGCGGAGAGTTTCGGCATCGAGAGCCACCGGCCCGAGTCCTGGGAGGAGGTCGACGCGGCGCTGACGGAGGCCGTCGAGAGCGACGAGATGGCGCTGGTCGCGGTGCCGATTCCGCGGTAG
- a CDS encoding HIT family protein, translated as MSEPTIFEQIAAGDIPARIVYETDSVLAFLDANPLAPGHTLVVPKEAHERLRDLPDDVATELWAAVDELGPRVEDAVDADALTVGVNDGEAAGQEVPHVHVHLVPRFDGDGGGPIHGVVGSRPDLSEEELDDIAGRIEG; from the coding sequence ATGAGCGAACCCACCATCTTCGAGCAGATAGCCGCGGGCGACATCCCCGCGCGAATCGTCTACGAGACGGACTCGGTGCTCGCGTTCCTCGACGCGAACCCCCTCGCGCCGGGCCACACGCTCGTCGTCCCGAAGGAGGCGCACGAGCGACTTCGTGACCTGCCCGACGACGTGGCGACCGAACTGTGGGCCGCCGTCGACGAACTCGGGCCGCGCGTGGAGGACGCCGTCGACGCGGACGCCCTCACCGTCGGCGTCAACGACGGCGAGGCGGCCGGACAGGAGGTGCCGCACGTCCACGTCCACCTCGTGCCGCGGTTCGACGGCGACGGCGGCGGTCCCATCCACGGGGTCGTCGGGTCCCGGCCGGACCTCTCGGAGGAGGAACTGGACGACATCGCCGGGCGAATCGAGGGCTGA
- a CDS encoding uracil-DNA glycosylase, with translation MTDSDRPDGPRASGEPSLPNSASAFVVEEGCSRCPDLVACRNRISWGNGPRDASVVVVGEAPGAGNPDAETWRGGNYTGMAYTTRHSGGRVRRLLADAGHPDAYYTNAVKCFPCDGEGSNREPTDEERANCRPHLETELDAIAPEVVVSTGKHATATMLAFEGRDVDGFLDSVLDPVDLDAFDATLLPLLHPSYQEVWLSRLGYSESEYVDEIRAHLP, from the coding sequence ATGACCGACTCGGACCGACCCGACGGACCGCGCGCGTCCGGAGAGCCGTCCCTCCCGAACTCCGCGTCGGCGTTCGTCGTCGAGGAGGGCTGTTCGCGGTGTCCGGACCTCGTCGCCTGCCGGAACCGAATCTCGTGGGGGAACGGCCCGCGGGACGCCTCGGTAGTGGTGGTCGGCGAGGCGCCCGGCGCGGGGAACCCCGACGCCGAGACGTGGCGCGGGGGCAACTACACCGGGATGGCGTACACGACGCGCCACTCGGGCGGCCGCGTCCGCCGACTACTGGCCGACGCCGGCCACCCCGACGCCTACTACACGAACGCGGTGAAGTGCTTTCCGTGCGACGGTGAGGGGTCGAACCGCGAACCGACGGACGAAGAGCGGGCGAACTGCCGGCCGCACCTCGAAACCGAACTGGACGCGATAGCGCCCGAGGTGGTCGTCTCGACCGGAAAGCACGCGACGGCGACGATGCTCGCCTTCGAGGGGCGCGACGTGGACGGGTTCCTCGATTCGGTCTTGGACCCGGTTGACCTCGACGCGTTCGACGCGACGCTTTTGCCGCTCTTACATCCCTCCTATCAGGAGGTGTGGCTCTCGCGCCTCGGCTACTCGGAGTCGGAGTACGTCGACGAGATTCGAGCGCACCTGCCCTGA
- a CDS encoding HalOD1 output domain-containing protein, with the protein MYRYQFGPLLHTERIAADDSPATALLRAFEAADVDVEPDSTDALYNYVDPGALDRLFCGPHSARDSGFVVLELWDVAVQVSRHEVAVYDSLAVESPAASDTTTD; encoded by the coding sequence ATGTACCGCTACCAGTTCGGTCCCCTCCTCCACACGGAACGCATCGCGGCCGACGACAGTCCGGCCACGGCGCTCCTCCGCGCGTTCGAGGCCGCGGACGTGGACGTCGAACCCGACTCGACCGACGCCCTCTACAACTACGTCGACCCCGGCGCGCTTGACCGCCTGTTCTGCGGGCCGCACTCCGCGCGGGACTCGGGGTTCGTCGTCCTCGAACTCTGGGACGTGGCGGTGCAGGTGTCGCGGCACGAAGTCGCCGTCTACGACTCTCTGGCCGTCGAGTCGCCGGCGGCGTCGGACACGACGACCGACTGA
- a CDS encoding ribose-phosphate diphosphokinase, with the protein MIVPGASSQALAAAVATAMDEPLAAVEYDRFPDGETLAAVPEFDGDRAVVVAATDSNDAWVELLQLQDAVREAGADEVVTVLPYMGYARQDAAFEDGHPVSARAMAKAVSTGADRVVLVNPHEQALTSFFDAHVTVVDAAARLAAPLPDDLEDPLFLSPDAGAVELARSVHEAYGRGETDYFEKVRHSGTEVEVTPSDADAAGRDVVIVDDIVATGSTMSEAVSHLQSDGAARVFAACVHPLLVRNARTKLERAGIERIVGTDTVERDVSAVSVAPNVAAAVDAVTQ; encoded by the coding sequence ATGATTGTACCCGGCGCATCCTCGCAGGCGCTGGCCGCCGCGGTGGCGACGGCGATGGACGAACCGCTGGCGGCCGTCGAGTACGACCGCTTTCCCGACGGCGAGACGCTCGCGGCCGTCCCAGAGTTCGACGGCGACCGCGCCGTCGTCGTGGCGGCGACGGACTCGAACGACGCGTGGGTCGAACTGCTCCAACTGCAGGACGCCGTCCGCGAGGCCGGCGCCGACGAAGTCGTGACGGTCCTCCCGTACATGGGGTACGCCAGACAGGACGCCGCGTTCGAGGACGGCCACCCCGTCTCCGCCCGCGCGATGGCGAAGGCCGTCTCGACGGGCGCCGACCGTGTGGTGCTCGTCAACCCCCACGAGCAGGCTCTCACCTCGTTCTTCGACGCACACGTCACCGTCGTCGACGCCGCCGCCCGCCTCGCCGCACCGCTCCCGGACGACCTGGAGGACCCCCTCTTTCTCTCGCCGGACGCCGGCGCCGTCGAACTCGCCCGGAGCGTCCACGAGGCGTACGGTCGCGGCGAGACGGACTACTTCGAGAAGGTCAGACATTCGGGGACGGAGGTGGAGGTGACGCCGAGCGACGCCGACGCCGCCGGCCGCGACGTGGTCATCGTCGACGACATCGTCGCCACCGGGTCGACGATGAGCGAGGCCGTCTCGCACCTCCAGTCGGACGGCGCCGCCCGCGTGTTCGCCGCCTGCGTCCACCCGCTGCTGGTCAGAAACGCCCGCACGAAACTCGAACGCGCCGGTATCGAACGCATCGTCGGCACCGACACCGTCGAACGCGACGTGAGCGCCGTCAGCGTCGCGCCGAACGTCGCCGCCGCGGTGGACGCAGTCACACAGTAG
- a CDS encoding HVO_0234 family beta-propeller protein, giving the protein MPTIDEKRVYTDNTGTETVFVATGAGVVAVSVSDDLVGGFGIAHRCTARDVAAGGGTLAVATDEDVFRADLTAAGDDGVNADADGGGTEAAEALAFEAAGFGPAAAVGFGDGSLLAGDDEGRVARFDGGESGENGEWTDLGRVGGVRAADGPLVAAADGVYRIGDGLSHVGLDDARDVAGSEPLAATGAGLYKLGNGWMDVLSGEFDAVSVDGGRAHAAGDGDLYARGDGGEWSRVPLPVAGDVAAVTHGRDATYAVTDAGTFLVRLPGEEWRHQILGLRDVAAAVAV; this is encoded by the coding sequence ATGCCCACTATCGACGAGAAACGGGTCTACACCGACAACACCGGGACGGAGACGGTGTTCGTCGCCACCGGCGCGGGCGTCGTCGCCGTCTCCGTCTCGGACGACCTCGTGGGCGGGTTCGGCATCGCCCACCGCTGTACGGCCCGTGACGTGGCCGCCGGCGGCGGAACCCTCGCCGTCGCCACCGACGAGGACGTGTTCCGGGCGGACCTGACGGCCGCCGGGGACGACGGGGTCAACGCGGACGCGGACGGAGGCGGAACGGAGGCGGCCGAGGCCCTCGCGTTCGAGGCCGCCGGCTTCGGTCCCGCGGCCGCCGTCGGCTTCGGCGACGGGTCGCTCCTCGCGGGCGACGACGAGGGCCGCGTGGCCCGGTTCGACGGCGGAGAGAGCGGAGAGAACGGCGAGTGGACCGACCTCGGACGCGTCGGGGGCGTCCGGGCCGCCGACGGCCCCCTCGTCGCGGCCGCGGACGGCGTGTACCGAATCGGGGACGGCCTCTCGCACGTCGGATTGGACGACGCGCGCGACGTGGCCGGGAGCGAACCGCTCGCGGCGACGGGGGCCGGGCTGTACAAACTCGGAAACGGCTGGATGGACGTGCTGTCCGGCGAGTTCGACGCCGTGAGCGTCGACGGCGGACGGGCGCACGCCGCGGGCGACGGCGACCTGTACGCCCGCGGCGACGGCGGCGAGTGGTCGCGCGTCCCCCTTCCGGTGGCGGGTGACGTGGCCGCCGTGACCCACGGGAGGGACGCGACGTACGCCGTCACCGACGCCGGGACGTTCCTCGTCCGCCTGCCCGGCGAGGAGTGGCGCCACCAGATCCTCGGGTTGCGCGACGTCGCCGCCGCGGTGGCGGTCTGA